The following coding sequences lie in one Hippopotamus amphibius kiboko isolate mHipAmp2 chromosome 7, mHipAmp2.hap2, whole genome shotgun sequence genomic window:
- the LOC130857571 gene encoding coiled-coil domain-containing protein 134-like, translating to MYKMTPTSQVPIANQSSELDLLPAFSQVVENTAFFGDVVLRFPRIVHHYFDHNSNWNLLIRWGISFCNQSGVFDQGPHSPILSLMAQELGISEKDSDFQNPFKVDRTEFISSTDPFQKALREEEKRRKKEEKRKEIRKGPRISRSQSEL from the exons ATGTACAAAATGACACCCACCTCTCAGGTCCCCATAGCAAACCAGTCTTCCGAGCT GGACCTCTTGCCAGCTTTCTCCCAAGTGGTGGAGAACACGGCCTTCTTCGGTGACGTGGTGCTGCGCTTCCCAAGGATCGTACACCACTACTTTGACCACAACTCCAACTGGAACCTCCTCATCCGATGGGGTATCAGCTTCTGCAACCAGTCAGGCGTCTTTGACCAGGGCCCCCACTCACCCATCCTCAGCCTG ATGGCCCAGGAGCTGGGGATCAGCGAGAAAGACTCTGACTTCCAGAACCCATTTAAAGTAGACCGCACAGAG TTCATCTCCAGCACTGACCCTTTCCAGAAGGCTCTGAGGGAAGAGGAGAAACGccggaagaaagaggagaagcgGAAAGAGATCCGAAAAGGCCCTCGGATCTCAAGATCCCAGTCCGAGTTATAG